The nucleotide window aaaggctaaaaaaacattatgttttagCAAATGCAAAACCAAGAATTATTAAATCCATATTTAGaacatatatgtttttaatttaaagttttgccaAAGTTATGAAGAAGGTTCAAAGGTTCATTGTGAAACGTTCAAAGAGTCAATTGTGGCTCTTTTGCCGCAGGTTGTCAATGTGTTACTAATGTGTTTGAATGGCCGAGTGATGTAACCTCTGCCAGGggcgcaactacatatttttgaggtggatGTGAACATGTGAGCCAAAGATCCTCTTCTGTTAGCCTGAGTCTAGCACCACGtatgagctgcaggtctgaggctttttgttagcatgttttctatcattcttatagcttgataggaagcctaatccaaactggcaacccacattaataaaatggtgaaataatattgaccacaaaacactatttataaaagatatcaacgtttttcctacacaatcctaacaaatgcttttaatgttctcttcacaatatttatttatttactattaatttatttgtatgatttgttctgGGGCTGCTCAGTCCGCCTCCTTCCCCCttttccgttttctgttttgtgccccggagttttttctgcaccccatctttagctccctgttgtcgaggcattacaacaaatttaaaagaaaaaaaaaacgcgcCTCAGCGCGTTTTCGAAGGGCCGCTTCAAAACCATGCTATTAGTATGGGAGGGGAGAGCAGCTGGTAGGATGggaggggcgcctaatcagtgctgttcctcttttattgatcattttatgcacaaacagctgttaagtacataaaatgctgactagaaaaaaaaatcctacattGTTTTTGCGCCCCCTCTAGTGCGGCGCCCCTATGTGTTGCATACACTGCATAGCCACCTTTTGCGCCACTGGCCTAGTCCAATCCAAACCTAAACTGAACTGAGAACCTGTGACCCTGAGTATGAGCTGTGTAAGACGTGCAACtgattttgtgaagaaaaatggTGTAAGATATCAGAtctttgtgaaaaattaaaaagccaAGCTCTTTTCTTCTCACTTCAAGGCAGTGAACACTTTGTCCTGATCAGTCGCATTAAATCGccataaaaacattcaactttGAGGTTTCAgataaaaagataataataattctgctTCTTGATTGAAAAGCATGCAACAGACGTGAAAAAGTCTGGCATGTCCTTTGTATGCTAATGTTACCACAAACTTCAGAAGAGCCATACGCAGACCAAACAGACTCAGTAAAAGTGAATGTCTCTTTGAAGTTATCTATAACCCAGCGCTTCTccattccagtcctcaggccgccctgctctgcatgttttagatgtgcctctattttATAACAGCcgatccaaatgattgcatgacctctTCTGACGTCATCAAGTACTGCAAAAGCCGTTAATCAcccacagattcaatccaggtggcAGAAGGggaacacctaaaacatgcagggccgGCAGGTGGCTGAGGaccagaattgagaaacactgctcaAACCTGTGAGCACTGTGATGTTTGAGCTGGGAAAAGAAACAGCTGCTGACCCCAGAGCTGACCTCTACAGGTGCTGGAGGTCGTGACGTGACGTCCGTGTGGCTCACTTCTTCCACTGATGAACGCCTTTGATGACTGATCCTGCCTGAGTCATTCTCAGCTGGATAGAACAGACAGAACATGtctgacttttgttttctacatttggCATTAGCTTCCAGCTTCCTCCTTCACCACATCAGAACATAAAGAAACGTTGGACTCTTGTAAATAGCATGATGTGGTTTAATCAGATGGGCTGCatagtggtgcagttggtagagctgttgccttgcagcaagaaggtcctgggttcgattcccggcccggggtctttctgcatggagttggcatgttctccctgtgcatggtgggttctctccgggttctccggcttcctcccacagtccagaaacatgactgtcaggttaattggtttctctaaattctccctaggtgtgagtgtgtgtgtgaatggttgtgtgtcctgtgtgtctctgtgttgccctgcgagtcgacagactggcaacctgtccaggtgaccccgcctcttgcccaggacgcagctggagaggaaccagcaaccctcctgaccccattagggacaaagggtgttcagaaaattagggtgaccagacgtcctctttttcccggacatgtcctacttttcagacctaaaaaaatgtccggggggaatttaaaaatcgtccgggattttggtcaactgcctcaaaacacattacatagcttacagtgcattgtgattacattgccactccgttccactactccatatGGCAAATTAGTCCCGcccttctccccaaatccaatcacTTGAGAgtgtgtgggaaaagtaaagatagctgagttgacttgtacaccggccgctagactagttaaactttaagtgtgacaggcgaTAGAACATGTGTGTTCGCCGATTCTATGGCAAAAATGCCTAAACGAAAGTGTTTACgaaggaattaaagaaaagattctCGTGCTTTCGTCAAGGTCGTGATCCCTATGAGGCGGAGTGTTTGATGTGTAAGTCAGGCACTTATGTGTCTGTGGCAAATAAAGGTGCCAACGACCTGCAAGTGCAGTGAATTCAGCAAAACACGTGAAAGCAGCCAGAGGTGAAAGCTCTTCGActaaagtcacagatttctttgtgacaaagtcagacagagcagccgtcactgcagcagaaggaaGCTTTGTTTTCCATACTGTTAAGCAGTATGAGGTCAGTAACGAGACAGTAacgatatatagatatatatatatatattttttttttgggggggggggttatgaacaaaaaaagtgtcctccttttcagaaacccaaatctggtcaccctacagaaaatggatggatggatggatggtttaaTCAGAGAATGAGATGAGTTTTAGATCCTTAGGCAGTGTCATATTTAATTTCTGGGTTATAACTCCATTAGCGCTGATTAGCAAGATGGCgaaatgaaagaaagtgaaTCAAAAAACTTCAGGAATTAGTCTGAGGTTTTTtactcagatatttttttaataaacgtcatatttttaccatgttatttagtcatttgtaaatgtcttttttaaactaaatacttGGCTAGCAGGTTGAATAGTTAGCTTACAAACTAAATAGCTAGTTAGCAAGTTAAATTTGATTAGCGTAGagctaagtatttagtttgaagctaaatagtTAGCGTTAGCTTGCTTGCTAAATACTTATGGAGCTACACAGTTGGCTTGTTAACTAAAGAAACACCTAAATGTAAGATCCATTGTAGGGcacagaaaaatgataaaaagctaaataactCAGTATCtcagaaagaacagaagaagGTGGTTTGATTACCGTGACCAAAGCTGTACAATCTGGCAACGACGTGTGAGTCCTGCCTGGACTCTTAGATGAGAAACGATGAGCTGCGTGTGAGTGAGGGAGTAGTGTCACATTGAAAACCCGACacacagaaatcagaaaaacaagaaccaTCCTCTGTAAACTGAGAGacaaatttagatttagatatttCTAGGCGTTAGTTCTGATTTGATTGTATCCTTTGTAATTTTATCTGTCTCACTTTCCGTTCTTCATTAATGAAGGTGCTTCCACAAAACTGTGCATTAGTTTGACTTGTAGATGGATTTGGATTTGGATTTACGCAGTGTAAAAACCACGTCACCTGTCGGTGTCTCATGGTGACGCATGTGTTGTGACTGTGAGACACTGATAAGACTTGTAAAAGAGACAAATATCTTTTTCTCGCAACATGAAgtaaaaaccaacataaaagccttttcctttcagtttttgACCCAGTTTCTGTATTTAGTCTTCCTGCAACAAGGTTacgtattattattattattattattattattattattattattattattattattattattattattattattattattattgttgttatttatttatttatttatttattataatagttttagaaactgttttgttttaagtttgcTAGTACAAGGATGTTTTGGAGTGATTTATTAGGACAGgatttttacatcacaaaatcTTGGTATTATAacaatgaattgtttttttaaatagtgtaaatatttctttgctgttgttctgatttttcttttctgtgctcGTCTTTTGTCCTCTTGCTTAATTTGAATCTTCTGACTCTTTGTATCCTCATTGTGTAACCTGCCTGCTTTCCttggattttcattttatttgcttttttatgtttagttttggtTACCTTTCTTTGTCACTTTGGGATTTTCGTTCCTCCCAGTAATTGcataacatttgtatttaagtTTTTCCTTTCTGACTCAGCATTGCAATTGTTCACAGATAgtcacagagaaaaagaaatgtcatggttttgttttctaaatttaaattaatattttatgggCTTGCATATATAAAAAAGACATTCACTCTCAAGCTGCAGCATAGAACATTTGCAACTTTTGAACTTTGGAGGtcttttgaaaactttgttaaaatgAGACTAGAGTATTTGTTCACACGTGGTCATTTGTTCGTTCAATGCGCGCTTCTCACATAATGCCACTAGAGGGTGGTGTTGCGCTGTAAGAGCAGAAATTACACTTCCACAGACTGAATCTAAATAGTGAAGCCAATTTACAGCATCACTGTGGATTAGTTTTTAGCTTTAGGGTCATGATGGTAGGACATTCTTCTGCTGGATTCACATGATTCCATCAATTATGGTAAGTCGTCCAAGTCACCTCACACTACCACCATGTTAAGCTGTCAGCATGATCCTCTGCTTCTGAAATGCTGTTAGTTTTAGGTCAGATGTGACAGTCAAACACATTCCAAAGGTCATGAGGATCATCAAGTCAATATTTGACAAATATGAGACAGACCCTCATGTTTCTTTTCAATCAGCAATGGTTTTGGAATTGGAACTGCTgtaatgtgttttccaggcatgtatcgccattttatagcacaatcatgctaccttcagctgttataaaaaatgcaaataatttatttgcaaattttgcaaataaattctttaaaaatcagaccaTGTGATTATCCAAACAAACTCCTTTGCCTGCATCAGGAGGAAGAACTCCAACTTGAACCGAGGCAAACGGTTTCAATCTTTTTCTAGTTATTTCCTAACGACAggattgtgtttttccagttcCTCATAGAAATTCAGGGAGCTGTTTTTATACTTGACTTTATTTCTAGCaggtttctttattattattattagtagtagtattaATGGCTTTCTGTTTGTAAAGCTCGTAAAGTTGATTGACTAAATGAATGAGAATTTGTGGATTCCTTTTCTCACTGCTCTCTTGCCATCTTGTCAGACAAGTTTGTGATTCCCTGACAGAATTTGGGCTTTTCTCCGCCGGATCTCTCTGGACTTTTGAGTTCTTGGGTTTCTCCACAACGCTTATGTTTGGATGTGTTTTAAAGCCGCTTAGAAACTGCCTGCCCAGACTTTTTCCAAGTACTCACAGTGTAACTTGTTTTGGGATAAAAGCTGGAATGCGAGCCTTCTTAACTTAATTAATACCGTCGTCACTGAAAGGCATCTGAGGAACCTGGAATatcaaaagaaggaaaaaaaaactttgaaaatgatGAACAGCCTTTGGAGGTGACTTCATTTCATTCCTGACATGTTCTTGTCAGGAAGTGGATGATATGCTTCTTTTTCCCTCAGGCTGAATAATCATGCGCTTAGCTTTAGCATTTATCAACCTGAGTACAGACAACTGTCTTCAGGTCTCATGGGCATTGctcaacacatttatttgtttctcttgtATCCATGCAAACATAATACGAaggttggggaaaaaaataaacaaacaaagcaaaagttgTGTATTGCATCCTGAAACCTGTCTTAGGATTTTGACCTCAGACCCAGAGCCTGCAGCATGGAGGCACCGCAGCTGGAAGTCATTTTTCAGAGACTCCAGATTTGCTTGAAGCAGCTTCATGTGTCTGTGTGCTGCCCAccagaaggaaaagaaaaaagttaccAACTTTCCTGCATGAATCATTATACAATTAGATTAGCTATGACTCAATATCACAAgtaaaagagaacaaaaacgGCACTGTTACATCCTCactttcttaaaggggcaggCATTTGCTCCAGCCATCTGCGTGATGAAAGAGTGAATGACGACAACAAGCTATTGCACAATGgattatattaaattttatttgtgcacAGCGTGATAATGTAAAGAAAGGAAAAGTAtttcttacaaagaaaaataacaacatgtCACCTTCAGAAGTTAAAAGCTCTCTTTTAAGAAACAAGCAGGTGCAGAGATACTATCAAATCCTGTAAAAAGACAGCAGGTGAGCTAAAGGTGGCAGATGTTTAAAGCAAGCTTTTTGTGTCTTGATAGGACAGAACTCCAACCCCGATACTGGCCCGGTTTTACAATGTCTGGTCCACCCAGAGCAGAGGGTGAAAACAGAGCCAAGGTCGCACCAAGGAGTCCGTATGATGCATCTAACGGCATCAAGACAAGCACATTTTCTGCCTCACATTGTTTTAATTCCAATGCATTAACCTGTGGAAGCAGTGCAGGGTTCCACACCAGCTCAATACAGCACATTCTAAGGTCAAATTCCAgtgctgaaaaaagaaagaaaaggcagaaacgctgcaaaaatactaaatattaacaagtgtttttggtctaatttccaCTGCAAttgtcttagtacacttgaaataagacaaaactaacttgcaagcaacttttcagcaagatatcaGAGCTGGTTTAAAGTAAATCACTCTGTAAAGTTGATGAAaaatttgcagattatttcacttataacaagacatttttctcatgccAGTGGATCAAgtacttttttatcaatattaaggaattattatttattgtatatatattatacttctggtccatccatccatccattttctaacacccttgtccctaatggggtcaggagggttgctggttcctctccagctatgttccaggcgagaggcggggtcaccctggacaggtcaccagtctgtcgcagggcaacacagagacatacaggacacacaaccattcacacacatactcacacctagggagaatttagagagaccaattaacctgacagtcatgtttttggactgtgggaggaagccggagaacccggagagaacccaccatgcacagggagaacatgcaaactccatgcagaaagaccccgggccgggaatcgaacccaggaccttcttgctgcaaggcaacagctctaccaactgcaccactgtgctgCCCTATACTTCTGATATTAgtcccaaaatgaaaaaaaaatatatatatttctagaCTCCGAAATTGATGTTCTGGTGAAAACTTacttcttttctctttggtaCAATGGCCATAATATGCCATTGTATATTTCAAGAGTTCTAAGATATTTCatctagaaaccagaccaaaaacatttaataagactttttgtgtttttgcagtgaaggagATAATAGTTAATACTTTCCCAGAGATTAGTGCACTGGAATACAAggctattcttttttttttttttttttttttttacataaccaCATATATGGCACATGTAgcatattaaaacaattttacataacacttaAAAAACCCTCAAAGCTCTTCATGTTCAAAAACACTCTGGGATTGTAAATAGTGTGAACAATAAAAGGTAGAAATTTCCctaaaaacatgtgaaaaaacccccagaagGCAAATAATCAGAATATtctgtcacacacactcacacacaagcacgcctacacacacacacacacacacacgcacacacacacacgcacacacacacacatatatctGTGGCTATGAAGGCACTGGTGGTGAAATCTGTGTTGCAGAGGGGATGTGGTGTAGGAACAAGGTGGTGGTTCGGTGGTGGTTATGGGGCCGGGGGGTGGGGTGGGCTGGCTTACAGGAGATGACTTTCTGCATGTCAAGGCAGCGTGGTGGGCGTGGTGGACGGCAAGGAAACACAGGTGAGTGCAAGCAAGACGGGCAGGTTCAGTGTGTCAGACTGCTGGAGAAAAGGAGGCGGAGCTAAGGAGGAACGGTTGGTGAATGAGgatgttttttggggggctgTGAGGCTATGGAAAGGCAGCAGGTTGTTGTTGTGCCGCTCTGAGCAAGTGAGCATTGCTGAGTCAGACAGAATGCAGCAGTGCTTGCCCTTTGTCTCTGGTTTGACCCCAGCGACCCCCCCTTAGCCCTCGCTTTGTGTCTAATCATCCCGCCCTGGACTGCTGGGCCCAAAAACAGTAAACatgaacaacagcagcagaccCTGACCTCCTCGTCTTAACAGTGATTACACACAGAACGACTCTAATGAGAGGATACGATGCTTTGTCAACTGTTTGCTTGACAAAAGAAACAGCActaaacacatacacacacacacacacacgcacacacacaaatacacaaaaccaaaacctcaagaaaaacccagaagaaTAACCCTTTGAATTTTTTGAGTGCCCACCTGGTTGGCTAAGCCGccttggagagaaaaaacagagaagacaGAAAGGCTGGGCCAGGTGAGGGGTGACCTCGCCTCTTCCCCTCCAAACATCCCTCAACCTCTCATTTTTCAGAGGTCTACTTTTTTTCCCTGTTCCCTAACTTTTCTCTCCATCTCACGTTTTCCTCCCTCCTGTGATTTGCAATGAATCCTCCTCCTTCCTCGTGTTTTTCATGCATTTACACCTCCTTTGTCGTGCGGAGTCGGATGTTGCTGAAGCACTTGCCCATGGCCTCAAACAGCGGGTCGCAGAAGGTGTGGACGAAGATGGAATAGACACGGCTGATGCAGTGGGTCTCAATAAGGTAACTCTTCACGCACGGCACCACGGCCCAGATGTGGACAAAGGAAAGGATGGCGAAGAAGATTCCCCAGATCAGTGCCAGGGGAATGCCGACCAGCGCCGTCAGCAGCCGGTAGCACCAGTACTTGGTGACGGTGAAGGTGGTGAAGCTAGCTTTCCACACACCATCAAAGCTGTAGGTTCCTGCAGGCTCTGCAATGATGTCCTCGAAGTCCACCTGAAGACAAGGAGAACAGAAAGATGTTGGCAAACACTGGATTGATTTATCAAAGGTTCGGAAAGGGACTCAGGTACATTTTACTGAAGCGAGAATCTGGGTGAGGTCTTTTTGCTGGTCAGGACAAACTATATAAATATGCTTGATATTAGAATGTTTACCAGACACTAGCAAAACTGCAATTAGCATTTAGCCAAACTACATTTAGTTAAATTTAGCAATGATAGGCAGTGAAGGTAAtggtgataaaaaaataaaagcttcaacacaatattttgtcatttgacctaattttgttttgacttccaaatcacagaaaaaagcTGACTTGGTGCACAATTTTCAGTAGTTAgcataaatgttaaataagtaCCATCGTTTTAGTCACAAAGTTACATTTATGTGTGTAGAAAATTCTATGGTTTTACCCATTCAAACCAGACATTAAAAGAATTATAGCTATAAGTTATTGTGCTGGCAGGAATGAGAAAGAAAGGGGAATGAATGACATTACAGGAATGTTTAAGTTCTGAAAGGCTAATTCCAGAAActacaaacagaaaccaaaaataaaaagctgtttttgagGAGAGAGTGTACGCAATTTAAAATGAGCTTTAGAAAAGGATGTCGTATCAAATTCTGTCCCCAAACGGATCCAAGTCATTCAAGACTGAGCAGCTGCTGATAAGAGTCCTGCTGTCATGCCACATTAAAgttacagtaaatgttttgatatgacttgttgataacTTGGCTCGTTACACATTTCAAATTGAATCCAATTTGATTTTTGCAAATGGACGACATACAAACAACAGGAATGAGAAGTTGAGATTTTTTCCCCTTACATTTGTAATATTTAGGGTagaaattaaatagaaattaatCTAATTGAGATATCCAGGCTGTATGAAgaatttatgtaaatgtttactACTTCTGGATTAACAATATGTGGCCATATAAAGtgaaacctttaaaatgaaatccaaaaGCGGACTGACCACATTTGTCAGGtaagaaggattttaatttgaatgattttttaTACAGATATCCTGTATAAAAAAGGATATCTGTATATCCTTTTTTATACAGgatatacaaaatattttaacataagactgtaaaaaaaaacacaacacatttaCCAGGAATGTATGTTGGTTTTAAATCCAAGCCCTTTCTATACATTTGTGTATGGAAACTGGTCCTTCCTTTCCTGATCTCCAAACCCCAAGAAGCAGCACAGCGTTCTGCTGTAATCGTTATCACTCATCAATTGTCTTCTGCCATTGAGTAATAGGTTTCACAAGAGCACTGATATGGAGCAAATAAAACCACCAGACAGGCTTGATAGCCTGAACTCATTATTCCACCATAAATCAGGTGCCTCAAATCTTGTGAAAGTGTCAGTTCTGCTGAATTGCAGGGTGGGATTCTTGACGAGATTTATATCTCTCTGTGCTGTGGCTGGTGCGCAGTCCAACATCTGCCCAACCCAAAATACTcatttctgcacacacacacccaggcacacgcccacacacacacacacacacacacacacgcctacacacacccacgcacacacacacacgcacactcgtGAAAACAACTCACAGTCTCTGGCATCTGCTCTGTTTGTCTCCAAAGACTCCTGAGCAGTAATTGATTGGACCAATAGCAGAGAGAAGGAGACATTCCAGCTGTGTCTCAGTGACACAGATCCTTTCATCACCTGCCATGAATGAGAAGCAGAGGAACGGCTTTCTGCTTATAGCAGGAGGCTCCCTGCTGGAGGTCCACACCTGACCTGAGCTGTTaaggagaacaaaataaaaaaatttaaaaagacaccGTCGTCGTGGTTGTTCTCCCTTCATCTCTGCTTCTCTTCCTTCTCACTGGCTTCTGACTCCATGGAGAATGGGTTTTGTCAAACACCAGCTGAGGGCTAATGAGTGTAATATCAATAAGTCAGCAGGACAACCCCCCAGTGTCATGTTggcagtaaaacagaaaagtgacgtgtttcatttttctaacTGATCCACCTGTTTAAAGTTGGGAAGCCTGCTTATACAATCTGACTGTAGAGGTTCAGAAAAGGCATGTCCTGGTACAGACGGATGATTTTTAATCATTGGATAAGAACAAAAGTGGCCAGCTAGCCTGGaatcataaaagtaaaaatgatttagaCAATGCTAAATCTTCTATGCTTGCTAGTATTGGAAGATATTTTAGGAGTTTGGGAGCAGATGACTGAGTTAATGTTACAGCTCTATGAAACATGAACTTATATTTAGCCTTGAATCTGTATGTACACAATATTCTGTAAATACCTAAAGTACCTGACAAAATGTTGGACAGCAGAAACTTAGCAGTAGTTTGGATGAGTCTTCTGAcggcttttaaatgtttgtcaacGCTGATGACATTAATGAAACTATAGtttactgcaaatttttttattaaattttatttttaccttggCACAAAATGACGTGTCCATataaaaaaacttgtttataACCAAAGCTCCTTTAAGAATGATATCAACTCTTTCAGAGAATTTAAACTCAATAATACggttcttttatttcctcttttttttcttctaaatttcAATCAAACAGATGTCATTAAATTGTCGTAATTGTCGTTATTAAACTGCCCTAATTTTGGAATTGATCACCctggaaactaaaaaaaaccttttaggACATGCTTTAACTCCATTACCCAGAAACATGTAGATTTTCCCTAAAAGGTGAGCGCCGGGTGACTGCTGCACTGAGAGTGAGTGACTGAACACGGAAGCAGTTCAGGCTTTTAAAGACATACAGTGCTGTAAAAAAGTTAatagtttttctgtctttgatttttgtttaacaCACTTTATAATCATTGtaatagataaaaaaatcaaggaTAACCTGAGCAAAtacagaaatcagtttttaaattgtgattGAATTTATTATGGGAGAAGAAGCTAACCAAACCAAACTGATAAACCtgactttattttatctgaGTGATAAAGTAAACTTTTGAAGCTGATTCTGCCATCTGTGGCATAATCAAGGATGGAAACATTATTCTGGGATTTATCCAGTGTAAATCATTTTGGTCATCCTAATTTATTTCCATGTGGAGATAGAAGGTTTTCCTGAACATGATGGACTTTTCCACCATCACTCCTGCTTCTACACACACCTGTTAGATCAACAGGCGATTCTAAATGTCCTTTTGTGTGAGTATTTTGTCAATGTTTGACACTGCAGTGAACTGGTAACACTTCCACAATGTGTGCTGCCTCTTGTCAACcacaaaatgtgacatttcaaaaatttcAGGTTTTCCATGAACATTTGTTTCAGTGTCTCAGACAGACACAGTGTCTGGCTCAGGGTGAAGCCCTTCACTCAGAGcagctgcttcagctgcagcaacaaGGAACTGGCCACAAAACCAGCCCgtccaacatttaatttttccagtGTGGGGAGACTCGGCGCCAGTTTCCACAACAGTGTTAGAGACTAAATGAGACGCTTTCAGCAGAGAGGAACAAACATGACTGCAAAGAGGAGGCGATTCATCAGCTATTGCTGTTTACAAAGAGTCATGGAGAAAATGGCACATCcacagtcagtcagtcaatcagtcaGTCAGATAGTCAGATAGTCAGATAGTCATTAACTGACTGACAGAGAGAAGGAGACATTCCACTGAGACACAGCTGGAATGTGTCTGACTGAAGCTACTGAAGAGTAGCTTCAGTCAGACAAatagtcagtcagtcagtcagtcagtcaaatagtcagtcagtcagtcagtcagtcagtcagtcaaatagtcagtcagtcagtcagtcagtcagtcagtcaaatagtcagtcagtcagtcagtcagtcaaatagtcagtcagtcagtcagtcagtcaaatagtcagtcagtcagtcagtcagtcaaatagtcagtcagtcagttagtTGCACAACAGTTATATTTGTGTCTTTACAAGCTGACATAGATTATATACTATAGTATAATATATACTGAAATGATTA belongs to Gambusia affinis linkage group LG08, SWU_Gaff_1.0, whole genome shotgun sequence and includes:
- the cav1 gene encoding caveolin-1, producing MTGELRNDEAEEEYLHSFIRKQGNIYRPNNKDMENESLNEKAMEDVHTKEIDLVNRDPKRINDDVVKVDFEDIIAEPAGTYSFDGVWKASFTTFTVTKYWCYRLLTALVGIPLALIWGIFFAILSFVHIWAVVPCVKSYLIETHCISRVYSIFVHTFCDPLFEAMGKCFSNIRLRTTKEV